A genomic stretch from Lathyrus oleraceus cultivar Zhongwan6 chromosome 2, CAAS_Psat_ZW6_1.0, whole genome shotgun sequence includes:
- the LOC127123747 gene encoding uncharacterized protein LOC127123747: MTQTRQNNEFINQDLLTNEALRQLATKINNVSSHKKMLETQFSQVFQQQASTLVPSGSFSGQPEQNPKGHLNDAITRSESVSTPPEKEVVKEVEKEAPYVAPPPFKLVAPFPQRLEKDKVETQFKNFMELLKKIHRNVPFTKVLTQMSSYAKFLKEIISNKRKLEDHEIMAMTLDSSDVI, from the exons ATGACGCAAACTCGTCAAAACAATGAATTTATAAATCAAGACCTCCTCACCAATGAGGCGCTTAGGCAGTTGGCCACTAAGATTAACAATGTTTCCAGCCATAAAAAAATGTTGGAGACTCAATTCTCCCAAGTTTTTCAGCAACAAGCTTCTACCTTAGTCCCTTCCGGGTCATTTTCGGGGCAACCAGAACAAAATCCCAAGGGACATTTGAATGATGCAATAACTCGTAGTG AGAGTGTGTCAACACCACCTGAAAAGGAGGTTGTTAAAGAGGTTGAGAAGGAAGCACCATATGTTGCTCCTCCTCCCTTTAAACTTGTTGCTCCTTTCCCACAAAGGCTTGAAAAGGACAAAGTAGAAACCCAGTTTAAAAATTTCATGGAACTTCTTAAAAAGATCCATCGCAATGTGCCTTTCACTAAGGTATTAACTCAAATGTCTTCTTATGCTAAGTTCTTGAAAGAAATTATTTCCAATAAAAGGAAGCTAGAGGACCATGAAATTATGGCTATGACTCTTGATAGTAGTGATGTGATTTAA